DNA from Aliarcobacter skirrowii CCUG 10374:
TAATTTTGAAGAGTTTAAACTACAAAACTTATTTAAAGATTTTTTTGTAAATCCATAAATTCCTAAGTGTCCAAAATATGTTGAGTTTTCGCTATGATCTCTGTGATATGGGATTTTTGCTCTTGAAAAGTATATTGCATTTTCATATTCATCTAAAACAACTTTTACCAAATTTGGATCATCTGCATTTTCACTATTTATCTCTTTGTAGCAAGAAGTTATTAAAGTATTTTGACAATCTTTTACCTCTTTTACTCTATTTATTACAGCTTTTACAATATCAACTTCTATAAAAGGCTCATCTGCTTGAACATTTACAATAATCTCATCATCACTTAAGTTTAATCTATTTACAGCCTCATTTATTCTATCTGTTCCGCTATTGTGATTAACACTTGTCATAACAGCATCAAAACCGTGCTCTTTTGCCAAATCCATAACTTCACTACTATCAGTTGCAATTACAACTTTATCCAAAGAGCTTACTTGTTTTGCAGTTCTTATAACCATTGGAAGACCTAAAATATCTACCAAAATTTTATTAGCAAATCGGCTTGAATTTAGCCTTGCTGGAATTATTATCATCTTTTATCCTTTTAATATAAACCCATATTTAAAAGAGATTATTATATTATAAAATCTTTAAAACATATATTGAAAGAAGATTTATGAAAAAAAGCATCACAATAATTGATACATTCGGATTTTTATTTAGAAGTTATTTTGCACTTCCACCCTTGCGATCAAACAGAGGTTTCCCAACTGGACTTTTAACAGGTTTTATGAACTTTGTTGCTGGAATTGGAAAAGATTTTAAGACAGATTATATAGTTTTTGCTCTTGATGCAAAAGGGACAACTTTTAGAAATGAGTTATTTGATAACTACAAAGCTCAAAGACCAGATGTTCCAGAAGATTTATTAACTCAACTTCCAGTTGCAATATCTTGGGTTGAGAAAATGGGATTTAAAATAGCTATTAGAACTGGATATG
Protein-coding regions in this window:
- the kdsB gene encoding 3-deoxy-manno-octulosonate cytidylyltransferase, whose amino-acid sequence is MIIIPARLNSSRFANKILVDILGLPMVIRTAKQVSSLDKVVIATDSSEVMDLAKEHGFDAVMTSVNHNSGTDRINEAVNRLNLSDDEIIVNVQADEPFIEVDIVKAVINRVKEVKDCQNTLITSCYKEINSENADDPNLVKVVLDEYENAIYFSRAKIPYHRDHSENSTYFGHLGIYGFTKKSLNKFCSLNSSKLENIEKLEQLRAIDNGFKIAMVKVNSKSFGIDTQEDLNRALKVFKA